The following are encoded together in the Ketobacter sp. MCCC 1A13808 genome:
- the brnA gene encoding type II toxin-antitoxin system BrnA family antitoxin: MKAKSLDKKFDDNQSDIVDELDLSTIKRPNLTQKRVNVDFPTWMIESLDKEASRLGVTRQSIIKVWLAERLEQSTFNKSRNRTQ, from the coding sequence ATGAAAGCTAAATCACTGGATAAGAAATTCGACGACAACCAATCGGATATCGTCGATGAACTTGATCTATCAACAATTAAACGCCCCAATCTAACTCAGAAGCGAGTCAACGTTGATTTTCCAACCTGGATGATTGAGTCCCTCGACAAGGAAGCTTCACGTCTAGGTGTCACGCGCCAGTCCATTATCAAGGTATGGCTTGCTGAACGTTTGGAGCAATCAACTTTTAACAAGTCAAGAAACCGAACGCAATAA
- a CDS encoding DUF2778 domain-containing protein, with protein MEIIFDLSSEKIMVATSSIAFTLPATSGRGACENSGSKSCLLAPFEGPIPIGMYFIDPKDLSDPNLIGDVARNYRPDSPGDWGDFRVRLQPLSTTNTHGRDGFFLHGGSYSGSAGCIDVGGGLSGNSRTDLLKIAIKASPGNIFLEVRP; from the coding sequence ATGGAAATTATTTTTGACTTATCTTCAGAAAAAATAATGGTGGCAACATCATCTATAGCTTTTACTTTGCCAGCTACAAGTGGACGTGGAGCGTGCGAGAATAGCGGCTCAAAAAGCTGCTTATTAGCACCATTTGAAGGGCCGATTCCTATTGGGATGTATTTTATAGATCCGAAAGATTTGAGTGATCCTAATTTAATTGGTGATGTTGCTCGGAATTATAGACCAGATTCTCCCGGGGATTGGGGTGACTTTCGAGTTAGGCTGCAACCGCTATCCACAACTAACACTCATGGACGTGATGGCTTTTTTCTCCACGGAGGGAGTTATTCGGGATCTGCTGGTTGCATAGATGTCGGAGGGGGACTTTCAGGAAACTCCAGAACTGACCTGTTGAAAATTGCGATCAAGGCTTCGCCGGGAAATATATTTTTAGAGGTAAGACCATGA
- a CDS encoding response regulator transcription factor: MISVLLVEDDLDLAATVVQYLQLEEIQCDHANNGISGLHLLQKNRYDALLLDLNLPRMDGISVCENIRASGNDTPVLMLTARDQLSDKIEGFHAGTDDFLVKPFDMEELVLRVQALTRRRSGQVQRLACGDLTMDLTRRQAQRGGQPLHLSPVGWKLLEALLRESPAAVSREKLQASVWGDDPPDSNSLKVHMYNLRKVLESDSEQTLLHTVKGYGFALYSADGDDTE; this comes from the coding sequence ATGATTTCGGTTTTATTGGTGGAAGATGATCTCGACCTGGCGGCAACGGTGGTTCAGTATCTGCAATTGGAAGAAATTCAGTGTGATCACGCCAACAATGGCATCAGTGGACTTCATTTATTGCAGAAGAATCGCTATGACGCATTATTGCTGGACTTGAATCTGCCACGTATGGACGGCATCAGCGTATGTGAAAATATTCGTGCCAGTGGTAATGATACGCCGGTCTTAATGCTCACTGCGCGCGACCAGCTTTCCGATAAAATTGAAGGCTTTCACGCCGGAACCGATGATTTTCTGGTGAAGCCCTTTGACATGGAAGAGTTGGTGTTGCGGGTGCAGGCATTAACCCGTCGCCGCAGCGGACAGGTACAGCGACTGGCCTGTGGTGATCTGACTATGGATTTAACCCGTAGGCAGGCGCAGCGGGGTGGACAACCCTTGCATCTATCTCCGGTCGGCTGGAAATTGCTGGAGGCACTGCTGCGTGAATCGCCCGCCGCCGTATCGCGTGAGAAATTACAAGCCTCTGTGTGGGGCGACGATCCTCCGGACAGCAACAGCCTGAAGGTCCATATGTATAACCTGCGTAAAGTATTGGAAAGTGATTCTGAACAAACCCTACTGCATACCGTAAAAGGATACGGTTTTGCGTTGTATTCAGCGGACGGTGACGACACCGAATGA
- a CDS encoding DUF2200 domain-containing protein translates to MPNHKICSMAFSKIYSLYVQKAEKKNRTEEEVIQIICRLTGYSSDCLANYVDGETDLATFFAEAPTLNPNVSLIKGVVCGVRVEEVEDPLMRKIRYLDKLIDELAKGKSMEKILRS, encoded by the coding sequence ATGCCTAATCACAAAATTTGCTCTATGGCATTCTCAAAAATCTATTCTCTCTATGTCCAAAAGGCAGAGAAGAAAAACAGAACGGAAGAGGAAGTCATTCAAATCATTTGTCGGCTCACAGGTTATAGCTCTGATTGCTTGGCTAATTATGTTGACGGCGAGACTGACTTAGCTACATTCTTTGCCGAGGCACCGACACTTAACCCCAACGTATCTCTCATCAAGGGGGTTGTATGTGGAGTTCGTGTTGAAGAGGTCGAAGATCCACTGATGCGCAAGATTCGATACCTCGACAAGTTAATTGATGAGCTTGCCAAGGGCAAATCAATGGAAAAGATTTTGCGGTCATGA
- a CDS encoding GNAT family N-acetyltransferase, protein MKIVVNEKEFLAEFIRLNEEWISHYFDLEEVDHNLARNPGRIIDDGGYIFSILEGEIVVGTCALFFEGEGVYELARMAVSPQHRGKGFGRNLMEACLNKLAEIGAKKVYLVSNTKLESAIALYKSKGFITVFQGKHPVYSRANIVMELALS, encoded by the coding sequence ATGAAGATAGTAGTTAACGAGAAAGAATTTCTTGCAGAGTTTATACGACTGAATGAGGAATGGATTTCACATTATTTCGATCTCGAAGAAGTTGATCATAATCTTGCTAGAAATCCAGGAAGGATTATTGATGACGGTGGTTATATATTTTCGATTTTGGAAGGTGAAATAGTGGTTGGGACTTGCGCACTTTTCTTTGAGGGTGAAGGCGTATACGAATTAGCCCGCATGGCAGTCTCTCCTCAGCACCGAGGAAAAGGCTTCGGACGCAATCTGATGGAGGCGTGTTTGAATAAGTTAGCTGAGATTGGTGCGAAAAAGGTATATCTGGTATCAAATACAAAACTGGAATCAGCTATAGCTCTTTACAAATCAAAAGGGTTTATAACAGTTTTTCAAGGAAAGCATCCAGTTTATTCAAGGGCAAATATAGTCATGGAGCTGGCTTTATCATAA
- a CDS encoding L-2-amino-thiazoline-4-carboxylic acid hydrolase, protein MIHAWIFNRAVKRVLRPALPSHRIRKILDLTEGEYKKLPKSDRKETLGMSFIIATCQRNIAFYQSTLQSGISEQDAKLHIENINWEITQLLGSPMWHLSITRGLNSISRIYWIDKVLWGLLFTRPFERVFTSSDADLSFDVVTCPIQAYYKSQGHPDLCYHAACVQDYKLADRWHADFTRTQTLASGAKSCDFKFYVSKDQRV, encoded by the coding sequence TTGATTCATGCCTGGATTTTCAATAGGGCCGTAAAGCGGGTTTTGCGCCCTGCTCTACCGAGCCATAGAATAAGAAAAATTCTGGATTTAACAGAAGGCGAATATAAGAAGCTGCCTAAATCGGACCGTAAAGAAACGCTAGGCATGTCATTTATCATTGCAACGTGCCAGCGCAATATCGCCTTCTACCAGTCGACGCTACAATCCGGCATTTCTGAACAAGATGCAAAACTGCATATCGAGAATATTAACTGGGAAATTACTCAATTATTGGGATCGCCCATGTGGCACTTATCTATCACAAGGGGACTGAATTCAATATCCCGAATTTACTGGATTGATAAAGTGTTATGGGGGCTTCTTTTTACCAGACCTTTTGAGCGAGTTTTTACCTCATCGGATGCGGACCTTTCTTTTGATGTTGTGACCTGCCCTATTCAAGCGTATTACAAGTCCCAGGGGCATCCGGACCTATGTTATCACGCAGCATGCGTTCAAGATTATAAATTGGCAGATAGATGGCACGCTGATTTCACCAGGACTCAGACCCTTGCGAGTGGAGCCAAGAGCTGCGACTTTAAATTCTATGTCAGTAAAGACCAGCGTGTTTAA
- a CDS encoding sensor histidine kinase encodes MKSYLNLKRSVLLAIVCVVLTLVIGYSILAASYFIAGMDNIVAANMARAMRNEVQPELSDNPFKQINLTKTWAEQPASVRVYLPQGPVQPDKLYKTHLNGKKRILFALKQKIDNEIWYSSFHMSPRSMAHLVGVNVRQNMNRLLFIALGITLAISLIIWWFLRRIQNPISRLNRWAQALNEHNLNEPIPDFIYPELNGFAHLVHGSLYSAKAGIEREQQLLRQTSHELRTPISVIRSNVELAKKIQLKSNSKDVDEQILQRIDRASLAMKQMTETLLWLNKDELNSLDKTRLRMDALIEDIMEPLRYLLQGKPVTVAVSLNPVQLDVPEAATRIVLGNLIRNAFQHTVEGQVEITLIDNIVVITNRESTPEEAKTDLGFGLGLKLTGQLTQKLGWGCITTSQDAKYTVELTIN; translated from the coding sequence ATGAAATCTTACCTCAATCTAAAACGCTCTGTGTTACTTGCGATTGTCTGTGTGGTACTGACTTTGGTCATCGGCTACTCGATATTGGCAGCAAGCTATTTTATCGCTGGGATGGATAACATCGTAGCTGCAAATATGGCGCGTGCCATGCGCAACGAAGTGCAGCCAGAATTGAGTGATAATCCGTTCAAGCAGATCAATTTGACGAAAACCTGGGCTGAGCAGCCGGCATCGGTCAGGGTTTACCTGCCCCAGGGTCCGGTTCAACCAGACAAACTGTATAAGACCCATTTGAATGGCAAAAAAAGAATCCTGTTTGCACTAAAACAAAAAATCGACAATGAAATCTGGTATTCCAGTTTTCATATGTCCCCCCGTAGTATGGCGCATCTGGTCGGCGTCAACGTGCGCCAGAACATGAATCGCTTGCTGTTTATTGCGCTGGGCATCACGCTGGCGATCAGCTTGATTATCTGGTGGTTCTTACGGCGAATACAGAACCCCATTTCCCGATTGAATCGGTGGGCGCAAGCGCTGAACGAGCACAACCTGAATGAACCGATACCGGATTTCATCTATCCTGAATTGAACGGTTTCGCGCACCTGGTCCATGGCAGTTTGTATTCGGCCAAAGCCGGTATCGAACGTGAGCAGCAACTGTTAAGGCAAACCAGTCATGAATTACGAACACCCATTAGTGTGATTCGGTCGAATGTCGAACTGGCTAAAAAAATTCAACTCAAATCCAATAGCAAAGACGTGGATGAACAAATTCTTCAGCGGATCGACCGTGCCAGTTTAGCAATGAAACAGATGACGGAAACGTTATTGTGGTTGAACAAAGACGAACTGAATTCGCTGGATAAAACCCGGTTGCGGATGGACGCCTTGATTGAAGATATTATGGAGCCGCTGCGCTATTTGCTCCAGGGTAAACCGGTTACCGTAGCCGTATCATTGAACCCGGTGCAGCTGGATGTGCCCGAGGCCGCCACTCGCATCGTACTGGGGAATCTTATCCGGAATGCCTTTCAGCATACAGTGGAAGGGCAAGTGGAGATTACGTTGATCGACAATATCGTGGTAATCACCAACCGTGAATCCACTCCAGAAGAAGCCAAGACCGATCTCGGCTTTGGGCTGGGCTTAAAGCTGACCGGGCAACTCACCCAGAAGTTAGGCTGGGGCTGTATCACGACCTCACAAGACGCAAAATACACCGTGGAACTGACGATCAATTAA
- a CDS encoding GFA family protein: MAYFGSCLCGQIKYKVTSFEKDMAHCHCSMCRKFHGSAFATFGEVRAENFEWASGHGKLKSYTAHNGTVRKLCDVCGSSLIFESEASKRGGVLEIAIASLDEGSGLLPVLREKDVKFGGS, encoded by the coding sequence GTGGCTTATTTCGGTAGTTGCCTTTGTGGACAGATTAAATACAAGGTTACGAGTTTTGAAAAGGACATGGCACATTGTCACTGTTCAATGTGCAGAAAATTTCATGGTTCTGCTTTCGCTACATTTGGTGAAGTCAGAGCCGAGAATTTTGAATGGGCGTCTGGCCACGGTAAGTTAAAGAGTTATACGGCACATAATGGAACCGTTCGAAAATTGTGTGACGTATGTGGTTCTAGCTTGATATTCGAATCAGAAGCGTCAAAAAGAGGTGGTGTGCTTGAAATAGCGATAGCTTCCCTTGATGAGGGTTCAGGTTTATTGCCGGTACTTAGAGAGAAAGATGTCAAGTTTGGTGGCAGCTAA
- a CDS encoding MAPEG family protein, translating to MHEIIQGQILLPALALVGLTLIVLLQIPYRRFKAAFEGKITAKDFELGESNRVPEYVSLANRNYMNLLELPIVFYFACTLYYLLEAVDIKVLVLAWVYVILRLLHSLIHLSYNNVIHRLIAFALSNLVLACMWLFLVSPILLVAGV from the coding sequence ATGCATGAAATTATTCAAGGCCAAATATTATTACCGGCGCTGGCATTGGTTGGCCTGACGCTTATAGTTTTGTTGCAAATTCCATATAGAAGATTCAAGGCTGCGTTCGAAGGTAAGATAACGGCGAAGGATTTCGAGCTGGGTGAATCCAATCGCGTTCCGGAATACGTGTCCCTCGCCAATAGGAACTACATGAATCTATTGGAGCTGCCAATAGTATTCTACTTTGCGTGTACTCTCTATTATTTGCTTGAGGCAGTTGACATAAAAGTGCTCGTATTGGCATGGGTTTATGTAATCCTACGCCTCCTGCATAGCCTGATACATCTTTCATATAATAATGTCATACATCGTTTAATCGCATTTGCATTGAGTAATTTGGTTCTAGCCTGTATGTGGCTTTTCCTTGTATCACCGATATTATTAGTGGCAGGTGTATAG
- a CDS encoding FMN-binding glutamate synthase family protein, translating into MASDNEHAGCNGSDVVKRNILFIAAAALTLLCIVLAFSNAVWLLGCIISVPFLIMGFYDYNQQQLTLTRNFPIAARIRWLFYDLRPYLRSYIVEGDLEGKPFSLDARNLVHARAQGKRDTHPFGTERDTDSGEYEWMSHSIVPAAHPEEDPRITVGGEQCSQPYNASVLNISAMSFGALSANAIAALNKGAQLGNFYHDTGEGGISSYHLEHGGDLVWEIGSGYFGCRDGNGHFDAGLFQEQASSDAVKMTEIKLSQGAKPGHGGLLPGAKVTEEIAAVRKIPVHQDCLSPRAHSAFSTPIELLEFAARMRELSCGKPVGIKLCVGHIHEVLAIMKAMLKTGIYLDYIVVDGAEGGTGAAPLELSDFVGMPLTEGLITVRNALVGTGLRDKVKLAASGKVYSGAGLARNLAIGADWCNAARAFMFSIGCIQAQRCHTGTCPTGITTQDPGRQRGLVVDVQAERAARFHQKTLLALSDIVAAAGLTHPCDLQPHHLVHRIGATDSKMIDRIYRFLPENSLIEAPDDTHYSQWWHAASAESFKAQVDMVPLRAKSNHGEQPKGSL; encoded by the coding sequence ATGGCATCGGACAATGAACATGCCGGCTGCAACGGATCTGATGTAGTTAAGCGTAATATTCTTTTCATTGCGGCGGCCGCACTGACCTTATTGTGTATCGTGCTCGCGTTCAGCAACGCGGTCTGGCTACTGGGCTGTATCATCAGCGTTCCGTTCCTGATAATGGGCTTCTATGATTACAACCAGCAACAGTTGACGCTTACCCGCAACTTCCCTATTGCTGCCCGCATTCGCTGGTTGTTTTACGACTTAAGGCCCTATCTACGCTCTTATATTGTGGAAGGCGATCTGGAGGGCAAACCGTTTAGTCTGGATGCACGTAATCTGGTGCACGCTCGGGCACAGGGCAAACGCGACACGCATCCTTTCGGCACCGAACGGGACACGGATTCCGGGGAGTATGAATGGATGAGCCATTCCATCGTACCCGCCGCTCACCCCGAAGAGGATCCGCGGATTACGGTCGGTGGTGAGCAGTGCAGCCAGCCATACAATGCATCTGTCCTTAATATTTCTGCGATGAGTTTTGGCGCTCTGTCAGCGAACGCCATTGCGGCGCTGAACAAAGGTGCGCAGCTGGGTAACTTTTATCACGACACAGGCGAAGGGGGCATCAGCTCCTATCATCTGGAACACGGTGGCGATCTGGTTTGGGAGATCGGCTCCGGGTATTTTGGCTGTCGAGATGGTAACGGACATTTTGATGCCGGATTATTCCAAGAACAGGCAAGCAGTGATGCGGTTAAAATGACGGAAATAAAGCTCAGTCAGGGAGCCAAACCCGGACACGGCGGTCTTTTGCCCGGCGCTAAGGTTACCGAAGAAATCGCCGCTGTGCGTAAAATCCCAGTGCACCAGGATTGTTTATCCCCGCGGGCTCATTCCGCGTTTTCTACACCCATTGAGCTATTGGAATTTGCCGCCCGCATGCGTGAGCTTTCCTGTGGCAAGCCCGTTGGCATCAAGTTGTGTGTGGGTCATATTCATGAAGTATTAGCGATCATGAAGGCCATGTTGAAAACCGGAATTTATCTGGACTATATCGTGGTAGACGGCGCCGAAGGCGGTACCGGAGCTGCCCCGCTGGAGCTTTCGGATTTTGTCGGCATGCCGCTCACTGAAGGATTGATCACCGTGCGTAATGCGTTGGTGGGCACCGGATTGCGCGACAAGGTAAAACTAGCCGCCAGTGGCAAGGTCTATTCCGGTGCCGGGCTGGCGCGCAATCTTGCTATCGGCGCTGACTGGTGTAACGCGGCCCGCGCGTTTATGTTTTCTATCGGCTGTATTCAGGCGCAGCGTTGTCATACCGGTACCTGCCCCACTGGTATTACCACCCAAGACCCTGGCCGTCAGAGGGGCTTGGTGGTGGATGTGCAGGCCGAGCGTGCGGCCCGCTTTCACCAAAAAACGTTACTGGCATTAAGCGATATTGTAGCCGCTGCCGGTTTGACTCATCCCTGCGATTTGCAACCACACCATCTCGTGCATCGTATCGGTGCTACCGACTCCAAAATGATTGATCGCATTTATCGCTTTCTGCCAGAAAACAGTTTGATTGAGGCGCCGGACGACACCCACTATAGCCAATGGTGGCACGCGGCAAGCGCAGAAAGTTTTAAGGCGCAAGTGGATATGGTGCCACTCCGCGCGAAATCCAATCACGGCGAGCAGCCCAAAGGGTCTTTGTAG
- a CDS encoding GNAT family N-acetyltransferase: MPQQAITDEEIESCFDVMSELRPHLQRESFLTQVRDMEIEGYKLAYLKDDDKVVAVAGYRICSNLFMGKHLYVDDLVTSDAKRSKGYGETMLSWLRAQAVDAGCHYLHLDSGTHRHQAHKFYFRQGLTIASYHFSEKLEVS; the protein is encoded by the coding sequence ATGCCTCAGCAAGCAATAACCGATGAAGAAATAGAAAGCTGCTTTGATGTAATGTCAGAGCTCCGCCCTCACCTGCAGCGCGAGTCATTTTTGACACAAGTCCGCGACATGGAAATTGAGGGTTATAAGTTGGCTTATTTGAAGGATGACGATAAGGTGGTGGCGGTGGCCGGATACCGTATCTGTTCCAACCTGTTTATGGGAAAACACCTTTACGTGGACGACCTGGTTACGTCGGATGCGAAGCGATCTAAAGGGTATGGCGAGACAATGCTGTCCTGGTTACGCGCTCAGGCGGTCGATGCCGGTTGCCACTATCTTCATCTTGATTCAGGAACCCATCGACATCAGGCACATAAATTTTATTTCAGGCAAGGTTTGACTATTGCCAGCTATCACTTCAGTGAAAAATTGGAGGTTTCATAG
- a CDS encoding TolB family protein: MNKQSIKLVALTGLLASAPCYSATTSIISQAYDGTRTTADSRFPQISADGQYVTFVSSSDNLVMNDTNGKDDVFVYHYATGTMERISVSGSGVQANGDSFFPSISADGRYIAFGSTASNLSPDDLNTRRDIFRHDRVTGETLLITRSTSGGATNGGSGLPKISGDGQVIAFESVATNLVPGDTNGLRDIFAYDGATDSISRVSLTADGSQILDGGREATKPTISDNGRYVTYQTWADDVVPNDDRHTSDIFRYDRQTGETRIVSLSSAGEYGNNQSEESSVSGDGRYVLFNSSSDNLVPGDDNDETDIFVHDTMTEQTLMASVKNDGNPNNGFEFSGDISDDGRFVVFSSTATNIAPNDNNHNPDIFLRDLLQNTTTRISVSDSGVQSDRASLFPSISSDGTRVVFQSQASNLIDGNPQPGLLKNIYLIELDPASSVVPAKLKVAASIDGQSTLTKPGPALPNSGSTATWDFVVSNTGDEEATGVKLFIKRFEPQLDNTWSLLCELGDITGAGDASCSDTTLIVDGAFKMLISAQGYDKNGDKTIGDTPAWYVGGSNSTVPSLDLTVLLNGQDNDNDAPGQAFNTGEPVSYTYSVTNTGPFELTYVRVYSRFYADAEYSPPNSKWKRTCIFASMQPGQTLTCTEQVTVPAGEIRRDIRAQTFYHSDKITRDEQSYFIGQ; this comes from the coding sequence ATGAACAAGCAATCAATCAAGCTGGTCGCCCTGACAGGGCTGCTCGCCAGCGCACCATGCTATTCTGCAACAACATCCATTATTTCCCAGGCTTACGACGGCACACGAACGACAGCCGACTCCAGATTTCCACAAATCAGTGCCGATGGACAATATGTCACTTTTGTTTCCAGCTCCGATAACTTGGTGATGAACGATACCAACGGCAAAGACGATGTTTTTGTTTACCACTATGCCACCGGCACCATGGAGCGTATATCGGTGTCCGGTAGTGGAGTGCAGGCCAATGGGGATTCTTTTTTCCCTTCCATCAGTGCCGATGGCCGCTATATTGCCTTCGGATCTACCGCCAGTAACTTATCGCCGGATGATCTCAACACCCGGCGTGACATCTTCCGCCACGATCGAGTAACAGGAGAAACACTGCTCATCACTCGAAGTACAAGCGGCGGTGCAACCAATGGCGGTTCGGGTTTACCCAAGATCAGTGGTGACGGCCAGGTCATCGCTTTTGAATCCGTCGCAACGAACCTGGTGCCGGGCGACACCAACGGGTTGCGGGATATTTTTGCCTATGATGGTGCTACCGACAGCATATCTCGAGTATCGCTCACCGCAGACGGTTCTCAAATTCTGGATGGCGGTCGCGAGGCAACGAAGCCGACCATCAGCGACAATGGTCGCTATGTTACCTATCAAACTTGGGCAGATGATGTGGTACCAAACGATGATCGTCACACCTCCGACATTTTCCGTTACGACCGACAAACCGGAGAAACGCGGATAGTTTCGTTAAGCTCAGCGGGGGAGTATGGCAACAACCAATCCGAAGAGTCCAGTGTAAGCGGCGACGGTCGTTATGTGCTTTTCAATTCTTCTTCCGACAACCTGGTGCCGGGCGACGATAATGATGAAACCGATATTTTTGTTCACGACACGATGACAGAGCAAACGCTGATGGCCTCGGTAAAGAACGACGGCAATCCAAACAATGGCTTCGAATTTTCCGGCGATATTAGCGATGACGGGCGATTTGTGGTGTTTTCTTCCACAGCGACGAATATTGCGCCGAATGACAACAACCACAACCCGGATATCTTTCTTCGTGACCTGCTGCAAAATACCACCACGCGGATATCGGTTTCTGACAGCGGCGTTCAGAGCGACCGGGCCTCGCTTTTTCCCTCCATCAGCTCGGACGGTACGCGGGTAGTATTTCAATCCCAGGCCAGTAATTTAATCGACGGCAACCCGCAACCGGGGTTATTGAAAAATATCTATTTAATCGAATTGGATCCTGCCTCATCGGTTGTGCCCGCCAAACTCAAGGTAGCTGCCAGCATAGACGGCCAAAGCACTCTAACCAAGCCCGGGCCGGCATTGCCTAACAGCGGCAGCACGGCCACATGGGATTTCGTTGTCAGCAATACCGGTGATGAGGAGGCCACTGGCGTTAAGCTGTTTATAAAGCGGTTTGAACCACAATTGGATAATACCTGGAGCCTCCTGTGCGAACTGGGCGACATCACCGGTGCAGGCGATGCCAGTTGCAGTGATACGACCTTAATCGTTGACGGGGCGTTTAAGATGCTTATCTCCGCTCAGGGTTACGACAAAAATGGCGATAAAACCATAGGGGACACCCCCGCTTGGTATGTGGGCGGCAGCAACAGCACTGTGCCATCACTCGATCTTACCGTATTACTGAATGGGCAAGACAACGATAACGATGCGCCAGGGCAAGCATTTAACACGGGAGAGCCCGTCAGCTACACCTACTCAGTGACGAACACGGGGCCATTTGAGTTGACCTATGTGCGTGTGTATAGCCGCTTTTACGCCGACGCTGAATACTCTCCACCGAATTCCAAATGGAAACGTACTTGTATCTTTGCGAGCATGCAGCCGGGGCAGACACTCACCTGCACTGAGCAGGTCACCGTTCCAGCCGGTGAAATACGGCGCGATATCAGGGCACAGACCTTTTATCATTCGGATAAAATCACTCGCGACGAACAAAGCTACTTTATCGGGCAATAG
- a CDS encoding BrnT family toxin: MYSFEFDPKKSESNQKKHGIDFIQAQAVWQDPDFIEIMAKSLDEPRALVVGMIGGKHWSAIITHREDKVRIISVRRSREAEVALYES; encoded by the coding sequence ATGTATTCTTTTGAATTTGACCCAAAGAAGAGTGAATCTAACCAGAAAAAGCATGGGATTGACTTTATTCAAGCCCAGGCTGTCTGGCAAGACCCTGATTTTATTGAAATTATGGCTAAGTCACTGGACGAGCCCAGGGCCTTGGTGGTCGGCATGATCGGCGGGAAGCATTGGTCTGCCATTATTACCCACCGTGAGGATAAGGTTCGGATTATATCTGTCAGGCGGTCCCGGGAAGCTGAGGTGGCACTGTATGAAAGCTAA
- a CDS encoding GFA family protein, producing MMKGSCCCGAVQFELTEMPSMMGMCHCSRCRKVGASALAFVKSDKFHITAGRDKISVYKAVSPYKYDRCFCSVCGSALGEVFSKMESFPIHANCIDGDIEIENLFHEFVSEKPGWFKIGDNAKQFDEHPHE from the coding sequence ATGATGAAAGGAAGCTGTTGTTGTGGAGCGGTACAGTTTGAATTAACCGAGATGCCTAGCATGATGGGCATGTGTCATTGCAGCCGTTGCCGTAAAGTCGGGGCTAGCGCTTTGGCATTCGTAAAATCCGATAAATTTCATATTACTGCTGGCCGCGATAAGATATCAGTCTACAAGGCCGTATCACCTTATAAATATGATCGGTGTTTTTGTTCGGTTTGTGGTTCTGCTCTTGGCGAGGTTTTTTCCAAGATGGAATCCTTCCCAATACATGCCAATTGCATTGATGGTGATATTGAGATTGAAAATTTATTCCATGAGTTTGTTTCCGAGAAACCGGGCTGGTTCAAAATTGGCGATAACGCGAAACAATTCGATGAACATCCGCACGAATAG
- a CDS encoding SDR family oxidoreductase, translating to MLRLKNKTVLVTGAARGIGRAIAELFSEEGAVVLVTDINDDLGNEVATGLGEPSCYFHLNVSKEEDWKAASDFVKSQYGGLDVVVNNAGIAGIFETSGPHDPENLDIESWHKVHATNLDGVALGCKYGIQLIKNASSGSIVNISSRSGIIGIPFAAAYASSKAAVRNHTKSVALYCAEKKYPIRCNSIHPGAIYTPIWDAMLGEGEQRESAIKVISSEIPLGVMGEPKDVAYAALFLACDESKYITGIEVNVDGGILAGSAASPPSQ from the coding sequence ATGTTAAGACTTAAAAACAAAACCGTATTGGTAACCGGCGCTGCCAGAGGCATTGGAAGAGCCATTGCCGAGCTGTTTTCAGAAGAAGGTGCAGTGGTTTTAGTCACTGATATTAATGATGATTTGGGCAACGAAGTCGCTACTGGCCTGGGTGAACCTTCCTGTTATTTTCACTTGAACGTGAGCAAAGAGGAAGATTGGAAAGCAGCCAGTGACTTTGTCAAAAGCCAATACGGCGGCCTGGATGTTGTTGTGAATAACGCGGGCATCGCTGGTATATTCGAGACTTCAGGGCCCCATGATCCAGAAAATCTGGACATTGAAAGTTGGCACAAAGTGCATGCCACCAATCTGGATGGTGTTGCTCTTGGTTGCAAGTACGGTATTCAGTTAATTAAAAATGCTTCGTCGGGCAGTATCGTTAATATTTCGTCACGGTCGGGCATTATCGGCATTCCGTTTGCCGCCGCCTATGCTTCCAGCAAAGCCGCCGTTCGCAACCACACCAAATCCGTTGCGCTTTATTGTGCGGAAAAGAAGTACCCCATACGATGTAACTCTATCCACCCCGGTGCTATCTATACCCCTATATGGGATGCAATGCTGGGTGAAGGAGAGCAACGGGAAAGTGCCATTAAAGTAATCTCGTCCGAGATCCCACTGGGCGTTATGGGTGAACCAAAGGACGTTGCCTATGCGGCGTTGTTCCTTGCTTGCGACGAGTCTAAATACATAACCGGTATTGAGGTAAATGTAGATGGCGGCATTCTGGCGGGTAGTGCCGCATCGCCTCCCAGTCAGTAA